The Pseudomonas fluorescens genome includes a window with the following:
- a CDS encoding DUF3301 domain-containing protein — MLTLGNIFVLMLLATGGAWLWHNHGLRERALARVMQHCTNLKIELLDGNVALKKIGFMKDANGRRRLARVYTFEFTVTGESRHSGSITQFGAHSAHIELAPYPMPFEETPPAPIEPAQTRPRAEVIELSQWRQEHNKWKP, encoded by the coding sequence ATGCTGACCCTTGGAAACATCTTCGTGCTGATGCTGCTGGCTACCGGCGGCGCCTGGCTGTGGCACAACCATGGCTTGCGCGAACGGGCGTTGGCGAGGGTCATGCAGCATTGCACCAACCTCAAGATCGAACTGCTGGACGGCAACGTGGCGCTAAAAAAAATCGGCTTCATGAAGGACGCCAATGGTCGGCGACGCCTGGCTCGCGTCTACACCTTCGAGTTCACCGTCACCGGCGAAAGCCGCCATTCGGGCAGCATCACCCAATTTGGTGCCCACAGCGCACACATAGAGCTGGCGCCCTACCCGATGCCCTTTGAAGAAACACCGCCAGCGCCCATCGAACCGGCCCAGACCAGGCCCAGGGCTGAAGTTATCGAATTGAGCCAGTGGCGCCAGGAACACAACAAGTGGAAGCCTTGA
- a CDS encoding DUF1826 domain-containing protein, with the protein MLAPSLKRATQARQVQGDTPGVLTQILDDGTNLAIWQRQLPAHISDFAAMVLAMDQSLAESRVLELPEEDSQPALQGLAAGFSDLQGYEGFIADVSWLVSAFACLLGAQRVGLRLRTLDKAMCPRFHVDHVPVRLLTTYAGVGSQWLEEGVMDRRRLAEPEAEPSDPRVIQQFRCGDVGLLKGEKWRGNEGLGLIHRSPEPAPGERRLILTLDWLA; encoded by the coding sequence ATGCTGGCGCCCAGTCTGAAAAGGGCTACGCAGGCACGACAGGTCCAAGGTGATACGCCAGGGGTACTCACGCAGATCCTGGACGACGGCACCAACCTGGCGATCTGGCAGCGTCAGCTTCCTGCGCACATCAGCGATTTTGCGGCCATGGTGTTGGCGATGGACCAGTCCTTGGCCGAATCACGCGTGCTTGAGTTGCCGGAGGAAGACTCGCAGCCGGCGTTGCAGGGCCTGGCTGCAGGTTTCAGCGACCTGCAAGGCTATGAAGGCTTTATCGCCGATGTCTCCTGGCTCGTCAGTGCATTTGCCTGCCTATTGGGTGCCCAACGTGTCGGCCTGCGCCTGCGCACGTTGGACAAGGCGATGTGCCCACGTTTCCACGTTGACCACGTACCGGTGCGGCTGCTGACCACCTATGCGGGTGTCGGCAGCCAGTGGCTCGAGGAAGGTGTCATGGACCGTCGACGACTGGCCGAGCCTGAGGCTGAGCCCAGTGACCCACGCGTGATCCAGCAGTTTCGTTGCGGTGATGTGGGTTTGCTTAAAGGCGAAAAATGGCGCGGTAACGAAGGCCTTGGCCTGATTCATCGATCACCGGAGCCGGCGCCGGGAGAGCGTCGATTGATTCTAACGCTGGATTGGCTGGCTTAA
- a CDS encoding cation:proton antiporter produces MHAISFIQDLAIIMMAAGLVTVLFHRFKQPVVLGYIVAGFIIGPHTPPFGFIHDEDTIKTLAELGVIFLMFCLGLEFSLRKLFKVGATAFIAAFLEIVLMIWIGYEIGRWFEWSTMDSLFLGAILAISSTTIIVKALNDLKMKNERFAQLIFGVLIVEDILGIGIIALLSSIAVSGTVSSGEVFSTVGKLSLFMIVALVIGILLVPRVLAYVAKFDSNEMLLITVLGLCFGFCLLVVKLEYSMVLGAFLIGAIMAESRQLLKIERLVEPVRDLFSAIFFVAIGLMLDPAILLQYAWPIAVITGAVVLGKMLSCGLGAFIAGNDGRTSLRVGMGLSQIGEFSFIIASLGMTLQVTSDFLYPVAVAVSVLTTLLTPYLIRAADPLSVKLATIMPLRLTRVLGMYGEWLRSIQPHGEGAMMASMIRRILLQVGVNLALVIAIFVSSGYFAERISAYLQAWISDPSWHKALIWGGALLVSLPFLIAAYRKLKALSMLLAEMGVKTEMAGRHTQRVRRVIAEVIPILSLLVIFLLLAALSASILPTNKLLVLIAVVATAVAALLWRWFIRLHTRMQVALLETLDNHKESSGH; encoded by the coding sequence ATGCATGCCATCAGTTTCATTCAAGACTTGGCGATCATCATGATGGCTGCGGGGCTGGTGACCGTACTCTTTCATCGTTTCAAGCAACCGGTGGTACTGGGCTACATCGTGGCCGGCTTCATCATCGGCCCGCATACGCCGCCGTTCGGTTTTATCCACGACGAAGACACGATCAAGACCCTGGCCGAGCTCGGGGTGATCTTCCTGATGTTTTGCCTGGGCCTGGAGTTCAGTCTGCGCAAACTGTTCAAGGTCGGGGCCACCGCCTTCATCGCGGCGTTCCTCGAAATCGTGCTGATGATCTGGATCGGTTATGAAATCGGCCGCTGGTTCGAGTGGAGCACCATGGACTCGCTGTTCCTCGGCGCGATCCTGGCCATTTCCTCCACCACCATCATCGTCAAGGCCCTCAACGACCTGAAAATGAAGAACGAGCGCTTCGCGCAGCTGATTTTCGGGGTGTTGATCGTCGAGGACATTCTGGGCATTGGCATCATCGCCTTGCTGTCGAGCATTGCCGTCAGCGGCACCGTGAGTTCCGGCGAGGTGTTTTCCACCGTGGGCAAGTTGTCGTTGTTCATGATCGTCGCGTTGGTCATCGGCATTCTGCTGGTGCCAAGGGTGCTGGCCTACGTGGCGAAGTTCGACAGCAACGAAATGTTGCTGATTACCGTGCTGGGCCTGTGTTTCGGCTTCTGCCTGCTGGTGGTGAAGCTGGAATACAGCATGGTGCTCGGGGCGTTCCTGATCGGTGCGATCATGGCTGAGTCCCGGCAACTGCTGAAAATCGAGCGGCTGGTGGAACCGGTGCGCGATCTGTTCAGCGCGATCTTCTTCGTCGCCATCGGGCTGATGCTCGACCCGGCGATATTGCTGCAATACGCCTGGCCGATTGCGGTGATCACGGGTGCAGTGGTGCTCGGCAAGATGTTGTCCTGCGGCCTCGGGGCCTTTATCGCCGGCAACGACGGACGCACCTCGCTGCGCGTTGGGATGGGCCTTTCGCAGATCGGCGAATTCTCCTTCATCATCGCGTCGTTGGGGATGACCCTGCAGGTCACCAGCGATTTCCTCTATCCGGTTGCGGTCGCCGTCTCGGTGTTGACCACACTGCTGACGCCGTACCTGATCCGGGCCGCCGACCCGCTGTCCGTCAAGTTGGCGACGATCATGCCGCTACGGTTGACGCGGGTGCTGGGGATGTATGGCGAATGGTTGCGCAGCATCCAGCCCCACGGTGAAGGAGCGATGATGGCGTCGATGATCAGGCGGATTTTGCTGCAGGTTGGAGTCAATCTGGCGCTGGTCATCGCGATTTTTGTCTCGAGCGGTTATTTCGCCGAGCGAATATCGGCTTACCTGCAAGCGTGGATCAGCGACCCGAGCTGGCACAAGGCATTGATCTGGGGCGGGGCATTGCTGGTGTCGCTACCGTTCCTGATCGCCGCCTATCGCAAGCTCAAGGCGCTATCGATGCTGCTGGCGGAGATGGGCGTGAAGACGGAGATGGCTGGCCGCCACACCCAGCGCGTGCGTCGGGTGATCGCCGAAGTGATCCCGATTCTCTCGTTGCTGGTGATTTTCCTGCTGTTGGCAGCCTTGTCGGCCAGCATTTTGCCGACCAACAAGTTGCTCGTACTGATCGCCGTGGTGGCGACTGCCGTGGCGGCACTGCTCTGGCGCTGGTTCATCCGCCTGCATACGCGGATGCAGGTGGCCTTGCTTGAAACCCTGGACAACCATAAGGAGTCGTCCGGGCATTGA
- a CDS encoding glutamine synthetase, which produces MRNPLKFVFAGSLLLWASGAAAQSPLLANCTRSANLLACVDMQGNAYSVATAGNTIYLRGFEATTRRYWAQTNSRYGQLTFFTGLASDGESWVGYSQRVGWTTLNRFSSSGGSTGAFTCGRMNGCQDSSR; this is translated from the coding sequence ATGCGCAATCCTCTGAAATTTGTTTTTGCGGGCTCATTGTTGCTGTGGGCGTCAGGCGCTGCGGCCCAGAGTCCGCTCTTGGCAAACTGCACCCGTAGCGCGAATTTGCTGGCGTGTGTGGATATGCAAGGCAATGCCTATAGCGTTGCGACGGCTGGAAACACTATTTATTTACGTGGTTTTGAAGCCACCACTCGCCGCTATTGGGCGCAAACGAACAGCCGTTACGGTCAGCTCACGTTCTTTACCGGACTGGCGTCGGATGGGGAAAGTTGGGTTGGATACAGCCAGCGTGTGGGCTGGACAACCCTCAATCGTTTTTCCAGCTCGGGCGGTAGCACCGGCGCATTTACATGCGGCCGCATGAACGGATGCCAGGATTCATCGCGTTAA
- the pdxY gene encoding pyridoxal kinase PdxY yields the protein MKRTPHLLAIQSHVVFGHAGNSAAVFPMQRVGVNVWPLNTVQFSNHTQYGQWTGEVLAPEQIPALVEGIAAIGELGHCDAVLSGYLGSAAQGRAILTGVARIKAANPKALYLCDPVMGHPEKGCIVAPEVSEFLLEEAAAVADLMCPNQLELDSFSGRKAQSLLDCLAMARALLARGPKAVLVKHLAYPGKPDDSFEMLLVTADGNWHLRRPLLAFPRQPVGVGDLTSGLFLARILLGDSLVAALEFTAAAVHEVLLETQACTSYELELVRAQDRIAHPRVRFEAVPISL from the coding sequence ATGAAACGTACGCCTCATCTGCTTGCCATTCAGTCCCACGTGGTGTTCGGTCACGCTGGCAATAGCGCCGCGGTGTTTCCGATGCAGCGGGTCGGCGTGAACGTCTGGCCGCTCAATACCGTGCAGTTTTCCAATCACACCCAGTACGGCCAATGGACCGGTGAGGTGCTGGCGCCGGAGCAGATACCGGCATTGGTAGAAGGCATTGCCGCTATCGGTGAGCTGGGGCATTGCGATGCGGTGTTGTCCGGTTACCTGGGCAGCGCGGCTCAGGGGCGGGCGATTCTGACGGGTGTGGCGCGGATCAAGGCCGCCAATCCGAAGGCGCTGTACCTGTGTGACCCGGTTATGGGGCATCCAGAGAAGGGCTGTATCGTGGCGCCCGAGGTGAGTGAATTTCTCCTGGAAGAAGCCGCTGCCGTGGCGGACCTCATGTGCCCGAACCAACTGGAGCTGGACAGTTTTTCGGGACGCAAGGCGCAGTCTTTGCTCGACTGCCTGGCCATGGCCCGGGCGTTGCTGGCCCGTGGACCGAAGGCGGTGCTGGTCAAGCACCTGGCCTACCCTGGCAAGCCGGATGACAGCTTCGAAATGCTGTTGGTGACCGCCGATGGCAATTGGCACCTGCGCCGTCCGCTGCTGGCTTTCCCGCGCCAGCCGGTGGGTGTGGGTGACCTGACCTCGGGGTTGTTCCTGGCGCGGATACTATTGGGGGACAGCCTGGTGGCGGCACTCGAATTCACCGCGGCGGCGGTGCATGAAGTGCTGCTGGAAACCCAGGCCTGCACCAGCTATGAGCTGGAACTGGTCCGTGCCCAGGACCGGATCGCCCATCCACGGGTGCGGTTCGAGGCTGTGCCAATCAGTCTCTGA
- a CDS encoding acyl-CoA thioesterase — MEPGNAQLSMTVLMTPDMANFSGNVHGGTLLKYLDEVAYACASRYAGRYVVTLSVDQVIFREPIHVGELVTFLASVNYTGNTSMEVGIKVVTENIRERSVRHTNSCFFTMVAVDDLRKPAAVPPLQPQNSEEKRRYEQAQQRRQIRQELEKRYQDIKADGP; from the coding sequence ATGGAACCCGGAAACGCCCAGCTGTCGATGACGGTGTTGATGACCCCCGATATGGCCAACTTCTCTGGCAATGTCCATGGCGGCACCTTGCTCAAATACCTCGACGAAGTCGCCTACGCCTGCGCCAGCCGCTACGCTGGACGCTACGTGGTGACCCTGTCGGTTGACCAGGTCATCTTTCGTGAGCCGATTCATGTCGGCGAACTGGTGACCTTCCTGGCATCGGTGAACTACACCGGCAACACGTCGATGGAAGTGGGCATCAAAGTCGTGACCGAAAATATTCGCGAACGCTCGGTGCGCCACACCAACAGTTGCTTCTTCACCATGGTTGCGGTGGATGACCTGCGTAAACCCGCAGCCGTGCCGCCCTTGCAGCCTCAAAACAGCGAAGAAAAACGCCGCTACGAACAAGCCCAGCAACGCCGGCAGATTCGCCAGGAGCTGGAAAAGCGTTATCAGGACATCAAGGCAGACGGGCCTTAA
- the zigA gene encoding zinc metallochaperone GTPase ZigA, translated as MPNRLPVTVLSGFLGAGKSTLLNHVLRNRDNLRVAVIVNDMSEINIDGSEVQRDVTLSRSEEKLVEMSNGCICCTLREDLLKEVGQLAREGRFDYLLIESTGISEPLPVAETFTFRDEEGRSLADVARLDTLVTVVDGVNFLLDYQAAESLASRGETLGEEDERSITDLLIEQIEFADVILISKIDLISQHEREELTAILQRLNAQAQIIPMVMGQVPLGRILDTGLFDFERAAQAPGWLQELRGEHVPETEEYGIASTAYRARRPFHPERFFNFIDRPWPNGKLLRSKGFFWLASKPEEAGNWSQAGGLMRHGFAGRWWRFVPKNQWPQDEESTAAIMKNWLAATGDCRQELVFIGQDIDFGQLAAELDACLLTDAEMALGVENWRLLPDPFGPWHDEVAA; from the coding sequence ATGCCCAATCGTCTTCCCGTAACCGTGCTTTCCGGATTCCTCGGTGCCGGTAAAAGCACACTGCTCAACCACGTTTTGCGTAATCGCGACAATCTACGAGTTGCGGTGATCGTCAACGATATGAGCGAGATCAACATCGATGGCAGCGAAGTCCAGCGAGATGTCACCCTGAGTCGTTCCGAAGAAAAACTGGTGGAAATGAGCAACGGCTGCATCTGCTGCACGTTGCGCGAGGACTTGCTCAAAGAAGTCGGGCAACTCGCCAGGGAAGGGCGTTTCGATTACCTGCTGATCGAATCCACCGGTATTTCCGAACCGTTGCCAGTGGCGGAAACCTTCACGTTTCGTGATGAAGAAGGCCGAAGCCTGGCCGATGTGGCGCGACTCGACACCCTGGTCACGGTGGTCGATGGGGTGAATTTCCTGCTGGATTACCAGGCTGCCGAAAGCCTGGCGTCACGGGGCGAAACCCTGGGTGAGGAGGATGAGCGCTCGATCACAGACCTGCTGATCGAACAAATCGAGTTCGCCGACGTGATTCTGATCAGCAAGATCGACCTGATCAGTCAGCATGAGCGGGAAGAGTTGACGGCGATTCTGCAGCGTCTCAACGCCCAGGCGCAGATCATTCCGATGGTCATGGGGCAGGTGCCACTGGGCAGAATCCTCGACACAGGCCTTTTCGACTTCGAACGCGCCGCCCAGGCACCTGGCTGGCTACAGGAACTGCGTGGCGAGCATGTGCCAGAAACCGAGGAATATGGCATCGCCTCGACCGCTTACCGAGCACGCCGGCCATTTCATCCCGAGCGGTTCTTCAATTTTATCGACCGTCCGTGGCCCAATGGCAAACTCCTGCGCTCCAAGGGGTTCTTCTGGCTGGCCAGCAAACCTGAAGAAGCGGGCAACTGGTCCCAGGCTGGCGGCTTGATGCGACATGGCTTCGCCGGGCGCTGGTGGCGGTTCGTGCCGAAAAACCAATGGCCCCAGGATGAAGAGAGCACAGCGGCGATCATGAAGAACTGGCTGGCTGCCACAGGCGATTGCCGTCAGGAGCTGGTCTTCATTGGTCAGGACATTGATTTTGGCCAACTCGCCGCTGAACTGGACGCTTGCCTGCTCACCGATGCGGAAATGGCCCTCGGGGTCGAAAATTGGCGGCTGTTGCCGGATCCGTTCGGCCCGTGGCATGACGAGGTCGCGGCGTGA
- a CDS encoding CobW family GTP-binding protein: protein MLQHIPTHVIAGPLGAGKTSLIRHLLAQRPANERWAVLINEFGQIGLDAALLTQAGDGIALGEVAGGCLCCVNGAPFQIGLGRLLRKARPDRLFIEPSGLGHPAQLMRQLSEAPWLGVLAVQPCVLVLDARAMADGKPLPDAQQQTLAAAGLLVLNKSESLTQADREWLTAQLPGRALYWTQQAALPIDRLPGLAARGSGAVDNLNLPKRLGQMPAIWSDPTLPICLYQQQDGGWSIGWRWHPSQQFDAAALTRWLQGQDWKRAKMVIHSVDGWISANALEGAVLGWQASEWRQDSRIELIFDQVQDVDRLQAELANCRCR from the coding sequence ATGTTGCAGCACATTCCCACCCATGTCATCGCCGGTCCCTTGGGCGCCGGCAAGACCAGCCTGATCAGGCATCTGCTGGCGCAGCGCCCGGCCAATGAGCGCTGGGCGGTGCTGATCAATGAGTTTGGCCAGATCGGCCTGGATGCCGCGTTGCTGACCCAGGCTGGCGATGGTATCGCACTGGGCGAAGTGGCCGGCGGCTGCTTGTGCTGTGTCAACGGTGCGCCATTTCAGATCGGTCTTGGGCGTTTGCTACGTAAGGCCCGGCCGGATCGGCTATTCATCGAACCCTCGGGCCTGGGGCATCCGGCACAGTTGATGCGACAACTGAGTGAAGCGCCATGGCTCGGTGTGCTCGCGGTGCAACCCTGTGTGCTGGTGCTGGATGCCCGGGCGATGGCGGACGGCAAGCCTTTGCCCGACGCGCAGCAACAAACCCTGGCGGCTGCCGGACTGCTGGTGCTGAACAAGTCCGAGTCCCTCACACAAGCCGATCGTGAATGGCTGACGGCGCAGTTGCCAGGGCGTGCGTTGTACTGGACGCAACAGGCTGCGTTGCCGATCGATCGATTGCCAGGCCTTGCGGCTCGGGGCAGTGGGGCTGTGGATAACTTGAATCTACCAAAGCGCTTGGGCCAGATGCCGGCCATTTGGTCCGACCCGACGCTGCCGATCTGCTTGTATCAGCAGCAGGACGGTGGTTGGAGTATTGGTTGGCGCTGGCATCCCAGCCAGCAATTCGACGCAGCGGCATTGACGCGATGGCTACAAGGCCAAGACTGGAAACGGGCGAAAATGGTTATCCACAGCGTCGACGGTTGGATTTCAGCCAATGCGCTGGAAGGGGCGGTGCTGGGTTGGCAAGCCAGTGAGTGGCGCCAGGATTCTCGGATCGAGCTGATTTTCGATCAGGTGCAAGATGTCGATCGCCTGCAGGCCGAGCTGGCGAACTGTCGGTGTCGCTGA
- a CDS encoding Tim44 domain-containing protein, with protein MKRFLSIAMALCIGLTMAIDANAAKRFGGGKSSGAAPTHQTSQMAPSSAAGSSAATAGAAGAAGAATKASGASRWLGPLAGIAAGGLLASMFMGDGFQGMQIFDILIMAVIAFLVFRFIAARRRKQQEQFAPAGHAPMQREVFNQQPAASGSIFGGSAAPAAARPVINAPAWFNEQRFIEAARNHFMALQQHWDANEMDKISEFVTPQLLEFLKRERAELGDGFQSTYIDNLHVQLDGVDDRADKTIATLTFSGVSKDSRFDKGEAFSESWNMERAQGDDQPWLVAGIRQNG; from the coding sequence ATGAAACGTTTTCTTAGCATCGCCATGGCGCTGTGCATTGGCCTGACGATGGCCATCGACGCCAATGCCGCCAAGCGCTTTGGCGGTGGTAAAAGCTCGGGGGCAGCCCCGACTCACCAGACCAGCCAGATGGCGCCGTCCTCTGCCGCCGGCTCTAGCGCTGCCACCGCAGGTGCTGCCGGTGCCGCGGGCGCTGCCACCAAGGCAAGCGGTGCTTCGCGCTGGCTCGGCCCCCTGGCCGGCATCGCCGCCGGTGGCCTGCTCGCCTCCATGTTCATGGGCGACGGCTTCCAGGGCATGCAGATCTTCGACATCCTGATCATGGCGGTCATCGCCTTCCTGGTCTTCCGCTTCATTGCCGCTCGTCGTCGCAAGCAGCAGGAGCAATTCGCTCCAGCCGGCCATGCGCCGATGCAGCGTGAGGTGTTCAACCAGCAGCCTGCTGCCAGTGGTTCGATCTTCGGCGGTTCGGCAGCGCCTGCGGCCGCTCGTCCGGTCATCAATGCGCCGGCCTGGTTCAACGAGCAACGCTTCATCGAAGCCGCGCGCAACCACTTCATGGCCCTGCAGCAGCATTGGGACGCGAACGAAATGGACAAGATCTCCGAGTTCGTGACTCCGCAACTACTGGAGTTCCTCAAGCGCGAGCGGGCCGAGCTGGGTGATGGCTTCCAGTCCACCTACATCGACAATCTGCACGTGCAGCTGGACGGCGTCGACGATCGCGCCGACAAGACCATCGCCACCCTGACCTTCAGCGGTGTGTCGAAGGATTCTCGCTTCGACAAGGGCGAAGCGTTCAGCGAAAGCTGGAACATGGAACGTGCCCAGGGCGATGACCAGCCTTGGCTGGTGGCCGGTATCCGCCAGAACGGTTGA
- a CDS encoding SMI1/KNR4 family protein — protein sequence MEEIIEQLREANEPVPVPLELPDEDLLVEIEEQLFIDIPFVFREFLLTVSDVVYGSLEPVTVTDPQSHTYLPDVAANAWDAGVDRSLIPICQDGDDYYCVEEDGTVVLWQADEELIAEETWESVWHWARDVWLES from the coding sequence GTGGAAGAAATCATCGAACAATTGCGTGAAGCCAACGAGCCCGTACCGGTCCCGCTGGAGTTGCCCGACGAAGACTTGCTGGTAGAGATCGAAGAGCAGCTGTTCATCGATATTCCATTCGTCTTCAGGGAGTTTTTGCTGACCGTCAGCGATGTCGTCTATGGCAGCCTGGAGCCGGTGACCGTCACCGATCCACAATCCCACACCTACCTGCCGGATGTGGCCGCCAATGCCTGGGATGCCGGTGTCGACCGCAGCCTGATCCCGATATGCCAGGACGGCGACGATTACTATTGCGTCGAAGAAGACGGCACTGTGGTGCTGTGGCAGGCCGACGAAGAGCTGATCGCCGAAGAAACCTGGGAATCGGTCTGGCACTGGGCGCGGGACGTCTGGCTGGAAAGCTGA